The following proteins are encoded in a genomic region of Brachypodium distachyon strain Bd21 chromosome 1, Brachypodium_distachyon_v3.0, whole genome shotgun sequence:
- the LOC100822610 gene encoding putative F-box/LRR-repeat protein 23, whose amino-acid sequence MASSSSSRRWRRALEEPPQGPTPPGVEDKGWADLPRDVLLTVLHMLGQADILTGPGQVCGPWRRAARGEPELWRRVELRFPAGLSSRVDLCKVARDAVRLSSGQCEAFLAQGAADCSVLSQLVESAALSLRSLRLISCQGIYDSMRLASVMTKFSLLEELELSNCWGAFPETLAAVGKACPLLTRLRLSSKRFIKREPIAVISGEVTAIATTMPALRSLQLFANRLGNRALVAILDGCLHLESLDIRHCFNVVMNDEMHSRCSGMQTLRLPGDSTDDYDLEFSSPEMVLPEARRPEVDFDEDEWIVDDNKLECTSLWSPPLSIWYD is encoded by the exons atggcttcctcctcctcgtcccgcCGCTGGCGTCGTGCCCTCGAGGAGCCCCCGCAAGGACCGACGCCGCCGGGCGTCGAGGACAAGGGCTGGGCGGATCTGCCGCGCGACGTGCTGCTGACCGTGCTCCATAtgctgggccaggccgacatCCTCACGGGGCCCGGGCAGGTGTGCGGGCCCTGGCGCCGGGCCGCGCGAGGCGAGCCGGAGCTGTGGCGCCGCGTCGAGCTGCGCTTCCCCGCCGGCCTCTCCTCCCGCGTCGATCTCTGCAAGGTGGCACGCGACGCCGTCCGGCTCAGCTCCGGGCAGTGCGAGGCCTTTTTGGCCCAAGGCGCTGCGGACTGCAGCGTCCTCTCCCAACTCGTCGAATCGGC GGCGCTTTCACTGAGAAGCCTCCGGCTTATCTCCTGCCAAGGCATCTACGACAGCATGAGACTCGCGTCAGTGATGACAAAGTTCAGTCTTCTCGAGGAGCTGGAGCTGTCAAACTGCTGGGGCGCCTTCCCGGAGACGTTGGCAGCCGTTGGCAAGGCCTGCCCGCTCCTGACACGCCTCCGGCTGAGCAGCAAGCGCTTCATCAAACGCGAGCCGATCGCCGTTATCAGTGGTGAGGTGACGGCGATAGCCACGACGATGCCCGCGCTGCGCTCCCTGCAGCTGTTCGCCAATCGCCTCGGCAACAGAGCCCTGGTGGCCATCCTGGACGGCTGCCTGCATCTGGAGTCGCTCGACATTCGCCACTGCTTCAACGTCGTGATGAACGACGAGATGCACTCCAGGTGCTCTGGTATGCAGACGCTCAGGCTCCCTGGAGACTCCACGGACGACTACGACCTCGAGTTTTCTTCGCCGGAGATGGTTCTGCCGGAGGCAAGGAGACCTGAGGTGGACTTCGACGAGGACGAATGGATCGTCGACGATAACAAATTGGAGTGCACTTCGCTTTGGTCTCCACCTCTGTCCATCTGGTACGATTGA
- the LOC100835760 gene encoding villin-2 gives MSTAKQVLDPAFQGAGQKPGTEIWRIEDFKPVPLPKSDYGKFYCGDSYIILQTTCNRGGAYLFDIHFWIGKDSSQDEAGTSAIKTVELDTMLGGRAVQHREPQGYESDKFLSYFKPCIIPLEGGFASGFKKPEEDKFETRLYICKGKRAIRVKEVPFARSALNHDDVFILDSEKKIYQFNGANSNIQERAKALEVIQHLKEKYHEGVCDVAIVDDGKLQAESDSGEFWVLFGGFAPIGKKAVSDDDVILETAPTKLYSINNGKLKLEDIVLTKSILENTKCFLLDCGSELFVWVGRVTQVDDRKAASVAVEEFIVNQNRPKTTRVTQVIQGYETHTFKSKFESWPISSTAGNASMEDGRGKVAALLKKKGDVKGASKTSATVNEEVPPLLEGGGKLEVWYIDGSAKTALPKEDLGKFYSGDCYIVLYTYHSGDKREEFYLTYWIGKDSVLDDQQMACQMANTIWNAMKGRPVLGRIYQGKEPPQFIALFQPMVIFKGGISFRYKKFIEEKGLKDATYSATGIALVQIIGTSTHNNKTLQVDAVSTSLSSTDCFVLQSGNSMFTWIGNTSSHEQQQWAAKVAEFLKPGGTIKHCKEGTESSAFWSALGGKQNYTNRNASQDVLREPHLYTFSFRNGKLEVTEVFNFSQDDLLTEDVMVLDTHAEVFVWMGQCVDTKEKQNAFEIGQKYVEHAVTFEGLSPDVPLYKFSEGNEPCFFRTYFSWDNTRAVIHGNSFQKKLSLLFGMRSESGSKGSGDGGPTQRASALAALSSAFNPSSQDKQSNDGPRSSGDGGPTQRASALAALSSALNPSSKPKSPQSQSRPGQGSQRAAAVAALSNVLTAESPRNDAEKTELAPSDASPLGEAAGSSEFDEGPGERTEPDVSQEETANENGGQTTFSYERLISKSTDPVRGIDYKRRETYLSDDEFQTVFSMTKDEFYQQPRWKQELQKRKADLF, from the exons ATGTCAACGGCAAAACAGGTGCTTGATCCTGCATTTCAAGGAGCTGGCCAAAAACC TGGGACAGAAATATGGCGGATTGAAGATTTTAAGCCAGTTCCTTTGCCAAAATCTGATTATGGTAAATTCTACTGTGGAGATTCGTATATAATTCTGCAG ACGACTTGCAACAGGGGTggtgcttatctttttgacATCCACTTCTGGATTGGGAAAGATTCCAGTCAA GATGAAGCTGGCACTTCAGCAATCAAGACAGTTGAACTTGACACCATGCTTGGAGGTCGTGCAGTGCAGCACAGGGAACCCCAAGGCTATGAATCTGATAAATTTCTATCATACTTCAAGCCATGCATTATACCCTTGGAGGGAGGTTTCGCCTCTGGGTTTAAGAAGCCAGAAGAAGATAAGTTTGAAACACGTCTATATATCTGCAAAGGAAAGAGAGCTATCAGAGTTAAAGAG GTTCCCTTTGCTCGTTCGGCATTAAACCATGATGATGTCTTTATCTTAGAtagtgaaaagaaaatctatcAATTCAATGGTGCTAACTCCAACATTCAAGAAAGAGCGAAAGCACTGGAAGTGATCCAACATTTAAAGGAAAAGTACCATGAAGGAGTGTGTGATGTTGCAATTGTTG ATGATGGAAAACTGCAAGCAGAATCAGACTCTGGTGAATTCTGGGTCCTTTTTGGTGGTTTTGCACCAATAGGGAAGAAAGCTGTAAGCGACGATGATGTTATTCTTGAAACTGCACCGACAAAGCTTTACAG TATCAACAATGGTAAACTGAAGTTAGAAGACATTGTTCTGACAAAATCAATTCTTGAGAACACTAAATGCTTTTTACTTGACTGCGGCTCGGAGTTATTTGTATGGGTTGGTCGAGTAACACAAGTGGATGATAGGAAAGCTGCAAGTGTAGCAGTTGAG GAATTCATTGTTAATCAAAATAGGCCAAAAACAACGAGAGTAACTCAAGTAATTCAAGGTTATGAGACTCATACATTCAAGTCCAAGTTTGAATCTTGGCCGATAAGTAGCACAGCAGGAAATGCCAGCATGGAGGATGGCCGAGGAAAAGTTGCAG CGCTGTTGAAGAAAAAAGGTGATGTTAAGGGAGCCTCAAAAACCAGTGCTACAGTAAACGAGGAAGTTCCTCCTTTGCTTGAAGGCGGTGGAAAGCTTGAG GTTTGGTATATTGATGGCAGTGCTAAGACTGCTCTTCCGAAGGAGGATCTTGGAAAATTTTACAGCGGAGATTGTTATATTGTTCTCTATACATATCATTCTGGTGACAAGAGAGAAGAATTCTATCTAACTTACTGGATTGGGAAGGACAGTGTACTG GACGATCAACAGATGGCTTGTCAAATGGCTAACACAATTTGGAATGCAATGAAAGGAAGACCTGTTCTG GGTCGTATTTATCAAGGGAAAGAACCACCACAATTTATTGCTCTTTTCCAGCCCATGGTTATTTTTAAG GGTGGAATCAGCTTCAGATACAAGAAATTTATAGAAGAGAAGGGCTTGAAAGATGCAACATATTCTGCCACTGGCATTGCTCTTGTTCAAATTATTGGGACATCAACTCATAATAATAAAACACTTCAAGTTGATGCG GTGTCAACATCCTTGAGTTCCACGGATTGCTTTGTCTTGCAATCTGGAAATTCAATGTTTACATGGATTGGCAACACAAGTTCTcatgaacaacaacagtgggcTGCAAAAGTTGCTGAGTTCTTGAAG CCTGGCGGTACTATCAAACATTGCAAGGAGGGAACTGAGAGCTCTGCTTTCTGGTCTGCTCTTGGTGGAAAGCAGAATTACACAAATAGAAATGCATCACAGGATGTTCTTAGGGAGCCTCATTTGTATACTTTCTCATTTAGGAATG GAAAGCTTGAG GTTACTgaagttttcaatttttcacaAGATGATTTGTTGACTGAAGATGTCATGGTACTTGACACGCATGCCGAAGTCTTTGTTTGGATGGGTCAGTGTGTggacacaaaagaaaaacagaatgcATTTGAAATTGGCCAG AAATACGTAGAGCATGCAGTGACCTTTGAAGGTCTTTCTCCTGATGTGCCTCTGTATAAATTCAGTGAAGGGAATGAACCTTGCTTCTTTAGGACATACTTCTCCTGGGATAACACCAGAGCTGTG ATTCACGGGAATTCATTTCAGAAGAAACTTTCACTTCTTTTTGGGATGCGTTCAGAG AGTGGATCTAAGGGCTCAGGTGATGGTGGACCAACTCAAAGGGCATCAGCATTGGCCGCTCTTTCGTCCGCGTTTAATCCATCTTCCCAAGATAAACAG TCAAATGATGGGCCTAGAAGCTCTGGTGATGGTGGACCTACTCAGCGTGCATCAGCATTAGCTGCATTATCATCTGCACTCAATCCATCATCAAAACCCAAAAGCCCACAGTCACAATCCCGTCCAGGTCAAGGTTCTCAGAGAGCAGCTGCTGTTGCAGCACTGTCTAATGTTTTAACTGCTGAGAGTCCTCGCAATG ATGCTGAGAAGACAGAATTAGCACCTTCAGATGCTTCTCCTCTGGGTGAAGCAGCGGGGTCCTCAGAATTTGATGAAGGGCCAGGAGAGAGAACAGAACCTGATGTATCACAGGAAGAAACTGCTAATGAAAATGGAGGTCAAACAACCTTCAGCTATGAACGTTTGATATCAAAGTCCACTGACCCTGTCCGTGGGATAGATTACAAACGCAGAGAG ACTTATCTATCGGATGACGAATTCCAGACTGTATTCAGTATGACTAAGGATGAATTCTACCAGCAGCCAAGGTGGAAGCAAGAgttacagaaaagaaaagctgaTCTTTTCTGA